In Artemia franciscana chromosome 4, ASM3288406v1, whole genome shotgun sequence, a single window of DNA contains:
- the LOC136026115 gene encoding importin-5-like, producing MLKFMAITIPCAGIVTTWAIKKYGESKKDVRPKNVDRNPDRILKNKNDLKTANKGVGLDVGCEGFATGVKEATGLLHKSHTNAGKMAYDGPQLGSLILAWARICEILGPQLEPYLQMAIPLVIQAANMEPDLHFEDRDAAENNMEIKITEDIKRKAIDLKILATFVAGVKEDSSDADKACEIILKNINFVEVNIRRAAVQSCRVVCEYAKYKDRKYKKTIFFSIVENIVDEPNKEILLEKLDLLVVCMKTFGAKIFDCDVIIKIDQILRKIFEIHDKNKEEKSKRKDDEANHGQLLNKIYYILHEILIINKYTFRWYFLELIKGPVNDLLTPEEPWEDQLFALRIVNEVIEYIGLEWDKWYSDKEKMFIEGTMEKIMRIIDCRPPAVVLEAAFHGIGLLGLHQGAIIKNLRSYPEFLTKTQFENLKKSKLFQNLKEAAIKLEKCIETEYTKDPEFLSAREKASDTLLILNMNIMPIAEHANTAEPIQLQSQNIFLKITNIFMNVKNWIGQARFSWAKLDSNIDSN from the coding sequence ATGCTTAAATTTATGGCCATTACGATTCCCTGCGCTGGAATAGTAACCACGTGGgcaattaaaaaatatggaGAATCCAAAAAGGATGTAAGGCCAAAGAATGTGGATAGAAACCCAGATAGAAttcttaagaataaaaatgatcTCAAAACAGCCAACAAGGGTGTAGGATTAGATGTTGGCTGTGAAGGGTTTGCAACTGGCGTCAAAGAAGCCACGGGTCTGCTTCACAAGTCTCATACCAATGCTGGCAAAATGGCTTATGACGGCCCTCAACTAGGGTCCTTGATTTTAGCTTGGGCTAGAATATGTGAAATCCTTGGACCACAGTTAGAACCTTACCTACAAATGGCTATACCACTTGTCATTCAAGCAGCTAATATGGAACCTGATTTACATTTCGAAGATCGAGATGCTGCTGAGAACAAtatggaaataaaaataacagaagACATCAAAAGGAAAGCTATTGATTTGAAAATACTGGCAACTTTTGTTGCGGGAGTCAAAGAAGATTCTTCTGACGCTGACAAAGCTTgcgaaataatattaaaaaatattaattttgttgaaGTTAACATCAGAAGAGCTGCAGTACAAAGCTGTCGCGTAGTATGTGAGTATGCCAAATATAAAGAtcgaaaatataagaaaacaattttcttttctatagtGGAAAATATAGTCGATGAGCCAAATAAGGAGATTTTGTTGGAAAAGCTCGATTTATTGGTTGTCTGTATGAAAACCTTCGGTGCTAAAATATTCGACTGTGAtgtaataattaaaattgaTCAAATCTTGaggaaaatctttgaaattcatgacaaaaataaggaagaaaagTCAAAAAGGAAGGACGATGAAGCTAATCATGGTCAGCTTCTGAACAAGATTTATTATATTCTCCATGAAATCCTCATTATAAACAAATACACTTTTAGATGGTATTTTCTTGAGCTGATAAAAGGCCCGGTTAATGATCTACTGACCCCTGAAGAACCATGGGAAGACCAGTTGTTTGCACTACGCATTGTCAATGAAGTAATTGAATATATTGGTCTAGAATGGGACAAATGGTACTctgacaaagaaaaaatgtttattgaAGGGACGATGGAAAAAATTATGAGGATAATTGACTGTAGGCCACCAGCAGTCGTTTTAGAGGCGGCCTTTCATGGAATTGGTCTTCTGGGGCTCCACCAAGGAGCCATTATTAAGAACTTACGAAGTTATCCAGAATTCCTAACAAAAACACAATtcgaaaacttgaaaaaatctaAGCTTTTTCAAAACCTGAAGGAAGCTGctataaaacttgaaaaatgtaTAGAAACAGAATATACAAAAGACCCAGAATTTCTTTCTGCAAGAGAAAAGGCCTCCGATACCTTGCTCATATTAAATATGAACATAATGCCAATTGCAGAGCACGCCAATACTGCAGAGCCAATACAATTGCAGagccaaaacatatttttgaaaataacaaatatctttatgaatgtaaaaaactggATAGGTCAGGCTAGGTTTAGTTGGGCTAAGTTAGATAGTAATATAGATAGTAATTAG